In one window of Mucilaginibacter auburnensis DNA:
- a CDS encoding DUF6515 family protein, producing MKRISQYVAMAVFSGLLCVALAQPADAQRRGVGGGGGGGGFSRGGGGGGGGFSRGGGFSAPAPRSNGGDFSGGRRGMDGGFNRDMSRGQQPNIAPRSNNMSSDARRGLFGGNMGSRQPNGVSPRANNSFYGNTRRGTTSPNLTTGSGGFYRGNRYYPGRVVYGNRYYGGNRYYGNVYGPWGRYGGFYFNRGFYSSLYYPRLGFSIGVLPYGYYPFYWGGSQFYMSGGYFYQYNNNQYTVVEPPLGAALTQLPDGAEPITINGEQYYELNGVYYQPVTRDDGSMVYEVVGKDGQLETGSGYNEVLPPTIPEANVGEIVTTLPPDTRKVNLNGETYFVSPDQYYYQELPSDNGTKTYKVVAVPIIEPGN from the coding sequence ATGAAAAGGATATCTCAATATGTAGCAATGGCCGTTTTTAGCGGCTTGTTGTGTGTGGCATTGGCTCAACCTGCAGATGCTCAACGCCGTGGTGTTGGTGGTGGTGGCGGCGGTGGCGGCTTCTCACGTGGCGGTGGAGGGGGCGGCGGCGGCTTTAGCCGTGGCGGTGGTTTTTCGGCACCCGCACCTCGATCAAACGGTGGCGATTTCTCAGGGGGACGCAGAGGGATGGATGGTGGCTTTAACCGCGATATGTCAAGAGGACAGCAGCCTAACATAGCCCCGCGTTCTAACAACATGTCTTCTGACGCGCGCCGTGGATTATTTGGTGGTAACATGGGCAGCCGTCAGCCTAATGGTGTTTCGCCACGTGCCAATAACAGCTTTTATGGTAACACAAGGCGTGGTACCACAAGCCCTAACCTTACCACAGGCAGCGGTGGTTTTTACAGAGGGAACCGTTATTACCCTGGTCGGGTAGTGTATGGCAACCGTTACTATGGCGGTAACCGCTACTACGGAAACGTTTATGGCCCTTGGGGACGCTACGGCGGTTTTTATTTTAACCGTGGTTTTTACAGCAGTTTGTATTATCCACGCCTTGGTTTTAGCATAGGCGTATTGCCTTACGGTTATTATCCGTTTTACTGGGGTGGCTCACAGTTTTACATGAGCGGTGGCTACTTCTATCAGTATAATAATAACCAGTACACTGTTGTTGAACCACCATTGGGTGCCGCGCTTACTCAATTGCCTGATGGCGCTGAGCCGATCACTATCAACGGCGAGCAGTACTATGAGCTGAATGGTGTATACTATCAACCTGTTACCCGCGACGACGGCAGTATGGTGTATGAAGTGGTAGGTAAAGATGGTCAGTTGGAAACCGGCAGTGGATACAATGAGGTACTCCCTCCTACCATACCCGAAGCTAACGTAGGTGAGATAGTTACTACGCTGCCACCTGATACCCGTAAGGTAAACTTGAATGGTGAAACCTACTTTGTATCACCAGATCAGTACTATTACCAGGAATTACCTTCAGATAATGGTACTAAAACCTATAAAGTTGTAGCCGTTCCTATTATTGAGCCCGGCAACTAA
- a CDS encoding LolA family protein: MIKKIVLYTALVLSSVSAFAQKDAEAKKILDAVAAKYKVYNTIKTDFTFTVDNQQAGVKQSQNGTLITQPKANKFKITLFKVGASADVQQEIINNGKTQWTYLKAEKEVQVADANKNNDSFNPAQLFTLYQKGYKYLFTGTQKIGGKLYQMVDLTPEDSKSPFFKIRLAIDKTTRQIYSATLFDNGGGKYIYQLRTITPNAPATESTFAFDAKAHPGVEVVDLR, translated from the coding sequence ATGATAAAGAAAATAGTACTATACACAGCATTGGTATTGTCGTCGGTTAGTGCATTCGCGCAAAAAGATGCCGAGGCTAAAAAGATACTTGATGCTGTAGCTGCAAAATACAAGGTTTACAACACCATTAAAACAGATTTTACTTTTACCGTTGATAACCAGCAGGCAGGCGTAAAGCAAAGCCAAAACGGAACCCTTATCACCCAGCCGAAAGCCAATAAGTTTAAGATAACTTTATTTAAAGTTGGTGCTTCTGCCGATGTACAGCAGGAAATAATCAACAACGGTAAAACGCAGTGGACCTACCTGAAAGCCGAAAAAGAGGTGCAGGTGGCTGATGCTAATAAAAATAACGACAGCTTTAACCCGGCACAGTTATTCACCCTTTACCAAAAAGGCTATAAATATCTTTTTACAGGTACGCAGAAAATTGGCGGTAAGCTATACCAAATGGTTGATCTGACACCGGAAGATAGCAAATCGCCTTTCTTTAAAATACGCCTGGCTATTGACAAAACAACCCGCCAGATCTATAGCGCTACTTTATTTGATAATGGTGGAGGTAAGTATATCTACCAGCTGCGCACCATTACGCCCAACGCCCCCGCTACCGAAAGCACCTTTGCTTTTGATGCTAAAGCGCATCCTGGTGTTGAGGTGGTTGATTTGAGGTAG